A genomic stretch from Puntigrus tetrazona isolate hp1 unplaced genomic scaffold, ASM1883169v1 S000000008, whole genome shotgun sequence includes:
- the sik1 gene encoding serine/threonine-protein kinase SIK1, with protein MVIMTDSSAGSQSSCAQARPLQVGFYEIIRTLGKGNFAVVKLARHKVTKTQVAIKIIDKTRLNSANLEKIYREVQIMKLLNHPHIIKLYQVMETKDMLYIVTEYAKNGEMFDYLTSNGRMSENEARKKFWQILTAVDYCHRHHIVHRDLKTENLLLDANMNIKLADFGFGNFYNAGEPLSTWCGSPPYAAPEVFEGKEYEGPQLDIWSLGVVLYVLVCGSLPFDGDSLPALRQRVTEGRFRIPFFMSQDCENLIRKMLVVDPAKRISVAQIKQHRWMLADPSAPHQTLSLSLTDYNSNLGDYSEPVLGIMQTLGIDRQKTVESLQNSSYNHFSAIYYLLLERVKEHRNQQLSRQCGAWNQRSRAASDSSTPEVIMESSESFRTSAFHVATKVNNPVHSETECEQGGLFQRVVCPVEASLNGLLWNRSISPNSLLETTISEEVRPHDLEEEEGMLQVQLPHLPSTTSRRHTLAEVSARFHKCNPPCIVVSPSDGASSDSCLKSSLNPKPVLSTAVGDLSSLIASNTCPEALAPAGTPLTLSSNLLLQNQGSMLAASFQEGRRASDTSLTQGLKAFRQQLRKNTRAKGLLGLNKIKGLARQVCPPTSCSRGSRGSLGPTMCSPSSLQSSSGPRERRSMLEEVLHQQRMLQIQHQPQPQVQSQQPVLFLSQSHPSSPPSNNLFAPAALFSNPPTQPILPPCQQTPIAFQHNLWQQSLDSSSSSLSPVASAAHLLEARLHISQRPHLHPQSPQHLQLQPSILSQGPFSLLPQQGSWSLSTSIEPEPDVQELVCAGQKQQLSSCVMVK; from the exons ATGGTTATAATGACGGACAGCAGCGCGGGCTCCCAGTCAAGTTGCGCCCAGGCCAGGCCACTGCAGGTCGGCTTCTACGAGATCATCAGAACCCTCGGCAAGGGAAACTTTGCTGTGGTCAAACTGGCCAGACACAAAGTCACGAAAACGCAG gttgcaattaaaataattgataaaaCAAGGCTAAACTCGGCCAACTTGGAGAAAATCTACAGGGAGGTTCAGATTATGAAGCTGCTCAATCACCCTCACATCATAAAGCTCTATCAG GTCATGGAGACCAAAGACATGCTGTACATCGTGACAGAGTATGCAAAAAATGGAGAAATGTTTG ACTATCTGACGTCCAACGGAAGGATGAGTGAAAACGAGGCTCGTAAAAAGTTTTGGCAGATTCTGACGGCGGTGGACTACTGCCACCGGCACCACATAGTCCACAGAGACCTCAAAACCGAAAACCTGCTGCTAGATGCCAACATGAACATCAAGCTGGCAG ACTTTGGATTTGGAAACTTCTATAATGCCGGGGAGCCTCTTTCCACGTGGTGTGGAAGCCCACCATATGCTGCCCCCGAGGTCTTTGAGGGAAAGGAGTACGAGGGGCCACAGCTAGACATATGG AGTCTAGGTGTGGTTCTGTACGTGTTGGTGTGCGGGTCCCTTCCCTTTGATGGAGACAGTCTTCCAGCTCTGAGACAGAGAGTGACGGAGGGCCGCTTCAGAATACCATTCTTCATGTCACAAG ACTGTGAAAATCTGATTCGTAAGATGCTGGTTGTTGACCCAGCCAAGCGGATCAGCGTGGCTCAGATCAAGCAGCACCGCTGGATGCTTGCGGATCCCAGTGCACCTCACCAGACCCTTTCCCTGTCCCTCACTGACTACAACTCCAACCTGGGCGACTACAGTGAACCCGTCTTGGGTATCATGCAGACCCTCGGCATTGACAGACAAAAGACTGTGGAG TCTCTCCAGAACAGTAGCTACAACCACTTCTCAGCAATCTATTACCTGCTGCTAGAAAGAGTGAAGGAGCACCGAAACCAACAGCTGAGCCGCCAATGCGGGGCCTGGAATCAAAGGTCGAGGGCGGCATCCGATTCCTCCACCCCAGAG GTGATCATGGAGTCTTCCGAGAGCTTCAGAACCTCAGCCTTCCATGTCGCCACCAAGGTGAACAATCCTGTCCATTCAGAGACAGAGTGTGAACAAGGAGGCCTGTTTCAG CGCGTGGTGTGCCCGGTGGAGGCCAGCCTGAATGGGCTCCTGTGGAACCGATCCATCTCCCCCAATAGCCTGCTGGAGACCACCATAAGTGAGGAGGTGCGACCCCATGACCTTGAAGAGGAAGAGGGCATGCTGCAGGTCCAGCTGCCCCATTTGCCTAGCACCACCTCCCGAAGGCACACACTTGCAGAGGTCTCTGCTCGATTCCACAAGTGCAATCCACCCT GTATTGTGGTGAGCCCCTCGGATGGTGCTTCTTCTGACAGCTGTCTAAAGTCCTCCTTGAACCCAAAACCGGTTCTCTCCACGGCTGTAGGGGATCTTTCATCACTGATTGCCTCCAATACTTGCCCAGAGGCATTAGCTCCTGCTGGGACACCCCTCACTCTTTCCTCCAACCTCCTCTTGCAGAACCAAGGCAGTATGCTTGCAGCCAGCTTCCAAGAGGGGCGTAGGGCTTCAGATACCTCTCTAACGCAGG GGCTGAAGGCATTCAGACAGCAGCTGAGGAAAAACACTCGTGCGAAAGGTCTGCTGGGGTTGAACAAGATCAAAGGTCTGGCACGACAGGTGTGCCCTCCAACCTCATGCTCCAGAGGCAGCCGGGGGTCTCTCGGCCCAACTATGTGCTCTCCCTCAAGCCTCCAGAGCTCCAGCGGCCCCCGAGAGCGTCGCAGCATGCTGGAGGAAGTTCTGCACCAGCAAAG GATGCTGCAGATCCAGCACCAGCCTCAGCCCCAAGTCCAGTCTCAGCAGCCTGTGCTCTTCCTCTCACAGTCTCACCCCTCATCTCCTCCCTCCAACAATCTCTTTGCCCCCGCTGCCCTCTTTTCCAACCCTCCGACACAGCCAATCCTCCCTCCATGCCAGCAGACTCCCATTGCCTTCCAGCACAACCTGTGGCAGCAGTCTCTGGACTCCTCTTCTTCGTCCTTGTCCCCAGTTGCATCTGCTGCCCATCTTCTGGAGGCTCGTCTGCACATCAGCCAGCG